The window AGGTGGTGGCTGGAGACGGGTCAGTCAAGTCATCCGCAGGAACGTAAACGGCCTGTACGGAAGTGATAGAACCGGTCTTGGTCGAGGTGATACGTTCTTGCAGAACGCCCATCTCTTCCGCCAGCGTTGGCTGATAACCTACCGCGGATGGCATACGGCCCAGAAGTGCGGACACTTCGGTACCGGCCAGGGTGTAACGGTAAATGTTGTCAACGAACAGCAGAACGTCGCGGCCTTCGTCACGGAATTTCTCCGCCATGGTCAGACCGGTCAATGCAACGCGCAGACGGTTACCCGGCGGCTCGTTCATCTGGCCGTAAACCAGGGATACTTTGTCCAGAACGTTGGAATCGTTCATTTCGTGGTAGAAGTCGTTACCCTCACGAGTACGCTCGCCCACGCCCGCAAACACGGAATAACCGGAGTGCTCGATCGCGATGTTACGGATCAGCTCCATCATGTTTACGGTTTTGCCCACGCCCGCACCACCGAACAGACCGACTTTACCGCCCTTGGCGAACGGACAAATCAGGTCCATTACCTTGATACCGGTTTCCAGCAGGTCCTGGGAGTTGGACAGCTCTTCGTAGCTTGGCGCAGGACGGTGGATCGCCCAACGCTCTTCTTCGCCGATGTCGCCTTTCATGTCGATTGGTTCGCCCAATACGTTCATGATACGGCCCAGGGTAGCTTTACCCACCGGCACTTCAATCGGGTGTTCCAGGTTGTTCACTTTCAGACCGCGACGCAGACCGTCAGAGGTCCCCATTGCGATACAGCGAACGACGCCACCGCCCAGCTGTTGCTGAACTTCCAGCACCAGTTTTTCGGTACCGTTTTCTACCTCAAGGGCATCGTACACTTTTGGTACGGCATCCTGAGGGAACTCGACGTCCACCACGGCGCCGATTACCTGGATAATCTTTCCAGTAGCCATCTTGAATCCTCTACGTAATTCGTTTACCCGTCATATTTCAAACTGCAGGCGCGTTGGCCGCCTTCCCGCAATCCGAACTATTTGGGGTAATAACCTGGTTAAACCGCGGAGGCTCCCGAAACGATCTCGGTGAGTTCCTGAGTGATGCTGGCCTGACGAGCCTTGTTGTAAACCAACTGCAGCTCTTTGATCAGGCTACCGCCGTTATCGGTTGCGGCTTTCATCGCGACCATTCGTGCGGCCTGCTCGCTGGCCAGGTTTTCCACGACGCCCTGATAAACCTGCGACTCCACATAACGGCGCAGCAAGGTATCAAGCAGCACTTTTGGATCGGGTTCATACAGGTAATCCCAAGGTGTTTTCTTCAGCTCTTCGTCATCGGCTGGCGGTAACGGCAGCAGCTGAATGACCTGCGGCTCCTGGGACATCGTATTGACAAATTTGTTGCTGACAATGTACAGCTTGTCCAAACGACCTTCGTCGTAGGCTTGCAGCATCACTTTCACCGGCCCGATCAGATCCGACAGGGAAGGTTTATCCCCCATGCCGGTCACCTGGGCAACCACGTTGCCGCCCACGGAACCAAAGAAAGAGGCCGCTTTAGAGCCAATCAGCGCCAAATCGGTTTCAACGCCTTTTTCGGACCAGCCTTTCATCTCCGCCAGCAGCTTTTTGAACAGGTTGATGTTCAAGCCGCCGCAGAGACCACGGTCAGTAGACACCACCAGATACCCGACGCGCTTAACGTCACGCTCATCCAGGTACGGGTGCTTGTACTCCAGATTCCCTAACGCAAGGTGACCAATCACTTTGCGCATGGTTTCTGCATAAGGACGGCTGGCCGCCATGCGTTCCTGCGATTTACGCATTTTGGAGGCGGCGACCATTTCCATCGCTTTAGTGATCTTTTGCGTGTTTTGCACGCTAGCGATCTTACTACGTATCTCTTTTGCGCCGGCCATCTCTGCTTCTCCTCAGTGCCAGACGGCCTGCTGTCTTTCAACAGCAGGACCGTTCGACGTTACCAGGACTGGGTTTTCTTGAAGGTCTCGAGCACGCCTTTCAGCTTGCCTTCGATCTCGTCGTTGAAGTTGCCAGTTTGGTTGATGTGGTTCAGCAGTTCGGCGTGCTCGCGGTCCGCATAAGCGACCAGAGCGGCTTCGAAGCTCACAACTTTTGCGACTTCGACGTCGTTCAGGTAACCGCGTTCTGCGGCAAACAGCACCAGAGACTGTTGTGCGACCGACATCGGCGCATACTGTTTCTGTTTCAGCAGCTCGGTCACTTTCTGACCGTGGCTCAGCTGTTTGCGGGTCGCATCATCCAGATCGGAAGCGAACTGGGAGAACGCGGCCAGTTCACGATACTGCGCCAGAGCGGTACGGATACCACCGGACAGTTTTTTCATGATCTTGGTCTGCGCTGCGCCACCCACACGGGATACGGAGATACCCGGGTTAACTGCCGGACGAATACCGGAGTTGAACAGGTTGGATTCCAGGAAGATCTGACCGTCGGTAATCGAGATTACGTTGGTCGGAACGAACGCGGAAACGTCACCCGCCTGGGTTTCAATGATCGGCAGAGCGGTCAATGAACCGGTTTTACCTTTGACTTCACCCTTGGTGAAGGCTTCAACGTATTCGGCGTTAACGCGCGCAGCACGCTCCAGCAAACGGGAGTGGAGGTAGAATACGTCGCCCGGGTAAGCTTCACGACCTGGCGGACGACGAAGCAGCAGGGAGATCTGACGGTAAGCAACGGCCTGCTTGGACAGGTCATCGTATACGATCAGCGCATCTTCACCGCGGTCACGGAAGTATTCGCCCATCGCACAACCGGCATATGGCGCCAGGTATTGCAGTGCGGCGGATTCAGACGCGGTAGCCACCACAACGATGGTGTTGGCCAGTGCGCCGTGCTCTTCCAGTTTGCGCACCACGTTAGCGATGGTGGACGCTTTCTGGCCGATAGCCACGTAAACGCATTTGATGCCGGAGTCGCGTTGGTTGATGATCGCATCGATCGCCAGCGCGGTTTTACCGGTCTGACGGTCACCGATCACCAGCTCACGCTGGCCACGGCCGATTGGAATCATGGCGTCGACGGATTTGTAGCCAGTCTGAACCGGCTGGTCGACGGATTGACGCTCGATAACGCCAGGGGCGATGGCTTCAACCGGAGAGAAACCGTCGTTCTCAACCGGGCCTTTACCGTCGATAGGTGCGCCCAGGGTGTTAACAACGCGGCCCAGCAGGCCGCGGCCAACCGGAACTTCCAGAATACGGCCGGTGCACTTAACCTTCATGCCTTCGGCCAGATCCGCGTACGGACCCATTACCACGGCACCTACGGAGTCGCGCTCCAGGTTCAATGCGATTGCGTAACGGTTGCCTGGCAGCGCGATCATCTCGCCCTGCATGACTTCGGCCAGACCGTGTACGCGGATGATCCCGTCGCTGACGGAAACGATAGTACCTTCATTGTGAGCTTCGCTCACTACATTGAACTGAGCAATGCGCTGCTTGATCAGTTCGCTGATTTCGGTGGAATTCAGTTGCATGCTCCAGTCCCCTTAAGACTGCAAGACGTCTGTCAGGCGTTCAAGACGACCGCGAACGCTGCCATCAATCACCATATCGCCGGCGCGGACGATAATGCCGGCCAGTACAGACTTGTCAATTTTGCAATTCAGCTTAACTTTGCGTGACAGACGTTTTTCCATCGCAGCGGCAATTTTAGCCTGCTGTTCGTCACTCAGTGCGCTCGCAGAGAGCACTTCGACTTCGACGGTGGATTCCAGCGAGGCGCGCAGTTCGATGAACTGCTGCAGCACGGCAGGAAGAACCAATAAACGTCCATTTTCGGCCATTACACGGATAAAGTTCTGGCCATGTTCGTCGAGCTGTTCGCCACAAACCGCGATGAACGTCTTGGACAGCGTCTCTGGCGCAACCGCGCCAGACAGCAGTTCAGAAATCTGTTCATTGCGAGTGACAACAGCCGCAAACGCCAGCATGTCCTGCCAGCGCTCTACGCTTTTATGCTCAACGGCAAAGTCAAAAGCTGCTTTGGCGTAGGGGCGAGCTACAGTTACAAATTCAGACATCAGCCCCTCCCTCCTTACAGTTCAGCGACCAGTTTATCAACGATGTCGCTGTTAGCAGCTTCATCCACGGAACGTTCGATGATCTTCTCGGCGCCGGCAATTGCCAGCATCGCGACTTGCTTACGCAACTCTTCACGAGCGCGCTTACGTTCGGCTTCGATCTCAGCCTGAGCCTGCGCCACGATTTTGTTACGTTCCTGCTCGGCTTCGGCTTTCGCTTCATCCATGATCTGAGCTTTGCGTTTGTTCGCTTGCTCGATGATCACCTGAGCTTCTGCTTTAGCAGTTTTCAGCTGGTCGGTCGCATTGGCTTGCGCTAAGTCCAGATCTTTTTTGGCACGCTCTGCAGAAGCGAGACCGTCAGCAATTTCTTTCTGACGCTTCTCGATGGCAGCCATGATCGGCGGCCATACGTACTTCATGCAGAACCAGACAAACAGAACGAACGCGATGGCCTGGCCGAGGATTGTTGCGTTAAGATTCACAGCACAATGCCTCTTTAAAAGTTAATAGTGTGGTTTCAGTGTAGAGAAATTCTCTACTTACGCGACGGCGAACATCACGTACAGACCCAGACCAACAGCGATCATCGGGATGGCGTCAACCAGACCCATAACGATAAAGAACTGTGTACGCAGCAGAGGAATCAGATCAGGCTGACGCGCTGCGCCTTCCAAGAATTTACCACCCAGGATGCCGATACCGATCGCAGCACCGATTGCCGCTAAACCCATCATCACAGCGGCAGCCATGTACAGCAGATCCATACTCAGGTTTTCCATGACAGTCTCCAGTTTGTTTCAGTTTAAAAGTGCAAGTGTTTTAAGAAAATCAGTGCTCTTCAGACGCCATCGACAGATAGACGATCGTCAGAACCATGAAAATAAAGGCTTGAAGCGTAATGATCAGGATGTGGAAGATAGCCCAAGGCAAGCTCAGGACCCACTGTGACCACCACGGCAACAGGCCGGCAATCAGGATGAAGATCAACTCACCCGCATACATGTTGCCGAACAGTCGCAGGCCCAGTGAAACAGGCTTGGACAGCAGGCTGACACCTTCAAGAATCAGGTTGATCGGAATGAATACCGGGTGGTTGAACGGCTGCATGGTTAACTCTTTAACGAACCCGCCAACGCCTTTCATTTTGATGCTATAGAACAGAATCAGGATAAACACGCCCAGCGCCATCGACAGGGTAACGTTCACGTCGGCGGTAGGCACTACGCGCAGCGCAGGCAGCCCCAGAACGTGCTCGCCGATGTACGGCAGGAAGTCGATTGGGATCAGATCCATCATGTTCATCAGGAACACCCAAACGAACACGGTCAGCGCCAGCGGAGCGATAACCTTGCTCTTGCCGTGGTACATGTCACGAACGCTGCTGTCGACAAACCCGACCACCAGTTCCACTGCGGTTTGCAGTTTACCCGGCACGCCGCTGGTGGCGTTTTTGGCCACTTTGCGGAAGATCACCAGGAAGAGAGCTCCGAGGACAACGGAGAAAAACATCGAGTCGATGTTGATCGACCAGAACCCCGTCCCGACCTGAAGCTGCGTCAGGTGGTGACCGATATACTCCTGTGGAGTCAAGACTTCTCCTGCAGACATGATGCCTCTTACCCTTATTTAGTTAAGTTCGGTAACTGTTAATCACGGCCGGTGCCACTATCTGCACCACTAACACCGCTAAATAGGTCAGGCCAAGCGGTATAAACTCCGCCTTGAACACCCCCAGCGCCACGATCAGCAAAACGATGGTGATCACGACCTTTAGCCCCTCGCCGACGGCGAACGACCAGGCAACCCGTCCGGGCGCCGGCGTCTGCGCCTGATGGCGCAAGGCAAACAGCATAAACATTGCACTCGGCAACCAGGCGGCAAGACCGCCAGCCAACGCCGAAGCGCTCCATTCCAGGCTTTTCAGCAGGAAAACAGCGCTGATCAGAACAAAAGTCATTAACTGCAGAAACAGCAGTTTACGTGCGACTTTCCCGCTGTAAAGGGACACAGACATGACGTTTGTTCTCTCCGTACCCCAGAGGGGGTATGCTGAGTGACGTATACAACTGTTTTTGCTGTCCTGAGTCAAGCAGCAAAAAACGAGCAAATTATACGGGGCACACCAACGAATTCAATCGATAAGTAGCGAAAAGGTGAACAATTATTTAAATTGCCCCATTTCAGGCTATTTTCACAAGAAAACGGTCGGAATAATAGGGCGCATTTAATTGTCTGATTATTCCAGCGTTGCACTACGAAACGCGAAATCGATCACAATAATGTCCCTTTCTGATTTATAGCCGATGGTCAATCAAACCGTCTTTAGCAATTTGAGCGATCAAAAAATTATATAAATCAAAACATTAAAAATTAACTGTTCAAAAACAATCCGTCTACCCGATGAAAACCTTTATTGACAGCCAGCGGGATAATATTCCAACAGACAATTAACATTAGCAGCAAGGTGAAATCTTTCGCACATGATTGCTAACGTGACTATTTCCGATGGCAATTACCCTATTGTCGCTAATTAGCCGTCGTTTTTGTGTTAATCAAAAGTAAATTAACTAAAAAAAGCAGCCAATTAATTAGCCTGCTTAGCTTTATCCCTGCCGCGGCCTTTTAATTCATCCTCGTTTGATCAAAAACAAACTCAGTTTGCCTTAAGGATCACCAAATGGCGTTCGCCTTCCAGTTCAGGCACCTGCAACCGCACCACCGATTCCAGGCTGATGCCTTCCGGCAGCTGCGCCAGCTCTTCATCCGGGCGCACGCCTTTCAGCGCGTAAAAACGGCCCTGCCCTTTCGCCGGCAGATGATGACACCAGGACAGCATGTCCTGCAGCGAGGCGAAAGCGCGGCTGATGACACCGTCGAACGGCGGCTCGGCCGGGAACTCTTCAACGCGGCTCTGCACCGGCTCGACGTTGCTCAGGCCCAGCTCGTGCTGCACCTGGCGCAGGAAGCGCACGCGCTTGCCCAGGCTGTCCAGCAGCGTAAAGTGCGAATCCGGGCGAACAATGGCCAGCGGAATGCCCGGCAGGCCGGGACCGGTGCCGACGTCGATAAAACGTGAGCCCTGCAGATGCGGGTTCACCACTATGCTGTCGAGAATATGCCGCACCAGCATCTGCTGCGGATCGCGCACCGAGGTGAGGTTATAGGCTTTGTTCCACTTGTCCAACATGCCGACATAGCCCAGCAGCTGCTGTTTCTGCCGATCGGGCAGCGCAATGCCTGCTGCCGCGAGCAGCGAGTCTAATTTCTTTTGCACAATGGTTCCTCTGACAGGCGCTGGCAGCCAGCAGCTCTCTGGGGCTGGCGTTACGAGGCGACTATGATAATTCAGGCCGGGAGTGATGTCAGCGGCCGTTTGCTCATCCCGTGAACAAACGGTCGCTCAAATGCGGGTTTTATGCGCTGCGGCGCAGCAGCCCCTGCTTTTTCAGCCAAATCAGCAGAATTGATATCGCCGCTGGGGTGATCCCCGAGATGCGCGATGCCTGGCCGATCGAGTTAGGCTTGTGGTCGTTCAGCTTGGCGATCACTTCGTTCGACAGGCCGGACACCTGACGGTAATCGAGATCCAGCGGCAGCACGGTGTTTTCGTTGCGCTGCTGTTTTTCGATCTCTTCCTGCTGGCGAGCGATGTAGCCTTCGTACTTGACCTGGATCTCCACCTGCTCGGCGGCCTGGGTATCGGCCAGCGCCGGCGCAAAGGCGTCTACGCTGGTCAGCAATGAATAATCCATTTCCGGACGGCGCAGCAGCTCTTCGCCATTGGCTTCGCGCGACAGCGGCGCCTTCAGCAGCGCGTTGACCTGCTCGACGTTCTCGGCATGCGGATGCATCCAGATGTCGCGCAGGCGTTGGCGTTCCTGTTCGATGTGCTCCAGCTTTTCGCAGTAGCGCGCCCAGCGCACGTCGTCCACCAGGCCCAGCTCGCGGCCTTTCTCGGTCAGACGCAGATCGGCGTTGTCTTCGCGCAGCATCAGGCGGTATTCGGCGCGTGAAGTGAACATGCGGTACGGTTCTTTGGTGCCGAGAGTGCTGAGATCGTCCACCAGCACGCCAAGGTAGGCCTGATCGCGGCGCGGCGCCCAGCCTTCGTCTTCTACGGCGTAGCGTCCGGCGTTCAGACCGGCCAACAACCCCTGGGCCGCGGCTTCTTCATAACCGGTAGTGCCGTTAATCTGGCCAGCGAAGAACAGGCCCTGAATGAATTTGCTTTCCAGCGTCGGTTTCAGGTCGCGCGGATCGAAGAAATCGTACTCGATGGCGTAACCCGGACGAATAATACGGGCATTTTGCATCCCTTCCATCGAACGAACGATCTGCATCTGCACGTCAAACGGCAGGCTGGTGGAGATACCGTTCGGATAAATTTCGTTGCTGGTCAGGCCTTCCGGCTCGAGGAAGATCTGGTGCGCGTTACGATCGGCAAAACGCATTACCTTGTCTTCGATCGACGGGCAGTAACGCGGTCCGATCCCTTCGATGATCCCGGCGTACATCGGGCTGCGATCGAGGTTATTACGGATCACGTCATGGGTTTTTTCATTGGTATGAGTGATGTAGCACGCCATCTGTTCAGGATGCTGGCTGGCATCGCCCAGGAACGAGAACACCGGCACCGGCGTATCGCCGTGCTGCGGTGCCAAAACGCTGAAATCTATGGTGCGGGCATCGATACGCGGCGGTGTACCGGTTTTCAAACGGTTAACGCGCAGCGGCAGTTCACGCAGGCGCTGCGAAAGAGAGATCGACGGAGGATCGCCGGCACGGCCGCCGCTGTAATTCTCCAGGCCAATATGGATCTTGCCATCCAGGAAGGTGCCTACGGTCAGTACCACCGCCTTGGCGCGGAACTTCAGCCCCATTTGAGTTACGGCGCCGACCACCCGATCGTTTTCCACGATAAGATCTTCCACCGGCTGTTGGAATATCATCAGGTTGGGCTGGTTCTCCAGCGCAGTGCGCACCGCTTGACGATACAGCACCCGGTCTGCCTGGGCGCGGGTAGCCCGCACCGCCGGCCCCTTGCTCGCGTTTAGTATCCTAAACTGAATGCCGGCATGATCGATCGCAGTGGCCATCAGACCGCCGAGTGCGTCAATTTCCTTAACCAGATGCCCTTTGCCAATACCCCCAATCGCCGGGTTGCAAGACATTTGCCCCAGCGTATCGATATTGTGCGTCAGTAATAAAGTCTGACGTCCCATGCGCGCCGCGGCCATGGCGGCCTCGGTACCTGCATGGCCACCACCGATGATGATGACGTCAAATTGGTCTGGATAAAACATGGAACTGCACCTCGTCGTATTGCGAACGATCGTTGTTTGCCCTGGGGTGGGGGATTCTACTCAAGTTTAGACGATCGACCAAGTGGTCAGGATCGTCGGTAATTAAAAGAAGATCTTTTTTATTTAAAGATCTCTTTATTAGATCTCTTATTAGGATCGCGATCCTCTGTGGATAACTGATTATTCACGATGGAGATCAGTAAATTAAGGAGGATCGTTAGCTGTGAATGATCGGTGATCCTGGCGCTGATAAGCTGGGATCTAAATGGCATGTTATGCACAGGTCAAAAAGCGAACCCCGGTTGTTATTGGGATAACTACCGCTTTTACCCTGCTTTTAAGCTTA is drawn from Serratia entomophila and contains these coding sequences:
- the atpG gene encoding F0F1 ATP synthase subunit gamma is translated as MAGAKEIRSKIASVQNTQKITKAMEMVAASKMRKSQERMAASRPYAETMRKVIGHLALGNLEYKHPYLDERDVKRVGYLVVSTDRGLCGGLNINLFKKLLAEMKGWSEKGVETDLALIGSKAASFFGSVGGNVVAQVTGMGDKPSLSDLIGPVKVMLQAYDEGRLDKLYIVSNKFVNTMSQEPQVIQLLPLPPADDEELKKTPWDYLYEPDPKVLLDTLLRRYVESQVYQGVVENLASEQAARMVAMKAATDNGGSLIKELQLVYNKARQASITQELTEIVSGASAV
- the atpA gene encoding F0F1 ATP synthase subunit alpha — its product is MQLNSTEISELIKQRIAQFNVVSEAHNEGTIVSVSDGIIRVHGLAEVMQGEMIALPGNRYAIALNLERDSVGAVVMGPYADLAEGMKVKCTGRILEVPVGRGLLGRVVNTLGAPIDGKGPVENDGFSPVEAIAPGVIERQSVDQPVQTGYKSVDAMIPIGRGQRELVIGDRQTGKTALAIDAIINQRDSGIKCVYVAIGQKASTIANVVRKLEEHGALANTIVVVATASESAALQYLAPYAGCAMGEYFRDRGEDALIVYDDLSKQAVAYRQISLLLRRPPGREAYPGDVFYLHSRLLERAARVNAEYVEAFTKGEVKGKTGSLTALPIIETQAGDVSAFVPTNVISITDGQIFLESNLFNSGIRPAVNPGISVSRVGGAAQTKIMKKLSGGIRTALAQYRELAAFSQFASDLDDATRKQLSHGQKVTELLKQKQYAPMSVAQQSLVLFAAERGYLNDVEVAKVVSFEAALVAYADREHAELLNHINQTGNFNDEIEGKLKGVLETFKKTQSW
- the atpI gene encoding F0F1 ATP synthase subunit I; this encodes MSVSLYSGKVARKLLFLQLMTFVLISAVFLLKSLEWSASALAGGLAAWLPSAMFMLFALRHQAQTPAPGRVAWSFAVGEGLKVVITIVLLIVALGVFKAEFIPLGLTYLAVLVVQIVAPAVINSYRT
- the atpH gene encoding F0F1 ATP synthase subunit delta, with translation MSEFVTVARPYAKAAFDFAVEHKSVERWQDMLAFAAVVTRNEQISELLSGAVAPETLSKTFIAVCGEQLDEHGQNFIRVMAENGRLLVLPAVLQQFIELRASLESTVEVEVLSASALSDEQQAKIAAAMEKRLSRKVKLNCKIDKSVLAGIIVRAGDMVIDGSVRGRLERLTDVLQS
- the mnmG gene encoding tRNA uridine-5-carboxymethylaminomethyl(34) synthesis enzyme MnmG, with product MFYPDQFDVIIIGGGHAGTEAAMAAARMGRQTLLLTHNIDTLGQMSCNPAIGGIGKGHLVKEIDALGGLMATAIDHAGIQFRILNASKGPAVRATRAQADRVLYRQAVRTALENQPNLMIFQQPVEDLIVENDRVVGAVTQMGLKFRAKAVVLTVGTFLDGKIHIGLENYSGGRAGDPPSISLSQRLRELPLRVNRLKTGTPPRIDARTIDFSVLAPQHGDTPVPVFSFLGDASQHPEQMACYITHTNEKTHDVIRNNLDRSPMYAGIIEGIGPRYCPSIEDKVMRFADRNAHQIFLEPEGLTSNEIYPNGISTSLPFDVQMQIVRSMEGMQNARIIRPGYAIEYDFFDPRDLKPTLESKFIQGLFFAGQINGTTGYEEAAAQGLLAGLNAGRYAVEDEGWAPRRDQAYLGVLVDDLSTLGTKEPYRMFTSRAEYRLMLREDNADLRLTEKGRELGLVDDVRWARYCEKLEHIEQERQRLRDIWMHPHAENVEQVNALLKAPLSREANGEELLRRPEMDYSLLTSVDAFAPALADTQAAEQVEIQVKYEGYIARQQEEIEKQQRNENTVLPLDLDYRQVSGLSNEVIAKLNDHKPNSIGQASRISGITPAAISILLIWLKKQGLLRRSA
- the atpB gene encoding F0F1 ATP synthase subunit A — its product is MSAGEVLTPQEYIGHHLTQLQVGTGFWSINIDSMFFSVVLGALFLVIFRKVAKNATSGVPGKLQTAVELVVGFVDSSVRDMYHGKSKVIAPLALTVFVWVFLMNMMDLIPIDFLPYIGEHVLGLPALRVVPTADVNVTLSMALGVFILILFYSIKMKGVGGFVKELTMQPFNHPVFIPINLILEGVSLLSKPVSLGLRLFGNMYAGELIFILIAGLLPWWSQWVLSLPWAIFHILIITLQAFIFMVLTIVYLSMASEEH
- the atpD gene encoding F0F1 ATP synthase subunit beta, which produces MATGKIIQVIGAVVDVEFPQDAVPKVYDALEVENGTEKLVLEVQQQLGGGVVRCIAMGTSDGLRRGLKVNNLEHPIEVPVGKATLGRIMNVLGEPIDMKGDIGEEERWAIHRPAPSYEELSNSQDLLETGIKVMDLICPFAKGGKVGLFGGAGVGKTVNMMELIRNIAIEHSGYSVFAGVGERTREGNDFYHEMNDSNVLDKVSLVYGQMNEPPGNRLRVALTGLTMAEKFRDEGRDVLLFVDNIYRYTLAGTEVSALLGRMPSAVGYQPTLAEEMGVLQERITSTKTGSITSVQAVYVPADDLTDPSPATTFAHLDATVVLSRNIASLGIYPAVDPLDSTSRQLDPLVVGQEHYDVARGVQSILQRYQELKDIIAILGMDELSEEDKLVVSRARKIQRFLSQPFFVAEVFTGSPGKFVSLKDTIRGFKGIMDGDYDHLPEQAFYMVGAIEEAVEKAKKL
- the atpE gene encoding F0F1 ATP synthase subunit C, giving the protein MENLSMDLLYMAAAVMMGLAAIGAAIGIGILGGKFLEGAARQPDLIPLLRTQFFIVMGLVDAIPMIAVGLGLYVMFAVA
- the atpF gene encoding F0F1 ATP synthase subunit B, which produces MNLNATILGQAIAFVLFVWFCMKYVWPPIMAAIEKRQKEIADGLASAERAKKDLDLAQANATDQLKTAKAEAQVIIEQANKRKAQIMDEAKAEAEQERNKIVAQAQAEIEAERKRAREELRKQVAMLAIAGAEKIIERSVDEAANSDIVDKLVAEL
- the rsmG gene encoding 16S rRNA (guanine(527)-N(7))-methyltransferase RsmG, coding for MQKKLDSLLAAAGIALPDRQKQQLLGYVGMLDKWNKAYNLTSVRDPQQMLVRHILDSIVVNPHLQGSRFIDVGTGPGLPGIPLAIVRPDSHFTLLDSLGKRVRFLRQVQHELGLSNVEPVQSRVEEFPAEPPFDGVISRAFASLQDMLSWCHHLPAKGQGRFYALKGVRPDEELAQLPEGISLESVVRLQVPELEGERHLVILKAN